A genomic segment from Triticum dicoccoides isolate Atlit2015 ecotype Zavitan chromosome 1A, WEW_v2.0, whole genome shotgun sequence encodes:
- the LOC119353638 gene encoding decapping nuclease DXO homolog, chloroplastic-like produces the protein MDFAEQDVDVFGEEYDGAEAEAEGGGGASSGSSSPSSSSSSSAAASSSSSSAASSGRSSSPAAGGGDEDGADDGDGGEYDSFDVVPVRPAAGYGDEEEEARDLFGSDNEEYVKTPARSNYLVPVLPPIRNANNFSRGGRGGRGPPLLPRPGGHPGGRNNFGHGGRFSYGNGRNVEGFVSEMKLNKSEETLSRKAVAFQEPCEIACYSRVEGGDVYFDDRSLRLFKRNICDYAGEDLNKGFETFIEKRDLGSQGFGDLLACIRNSNLPLQNIHFVTYRNNLNKILATAYLKEPWKMGVHKRNGVVYLDVHKAACHSHHLPVKLAGALMFVIIFGIVIITADESLMNINLMYLFLLVLCLILRCFWGYSFENLATENSIDEDGSGIDANVEYCSVIKTKLGAHRIVMGAEMDCCDSTDDGRRFYVELKTSRELEYHTVEKFEKEKLLRFWIQSFLAGVSYVVVGFRNDAGVLIRTERLRTKDITQKVKAKNYWQGGVCLAFADEVLCWLYGTVKENEDYVLQFAHPFHRLELLKAQSPCPEAITLHVEQLTGATN, from the exons ATGGACTTCGCGGAGCAGGACGTCGACGTCTTCGGCGAGGAATACGACGGCGCCGAAGCCGAGGCCGAGGGCGGAGGCGgcgcctcctccggctcctcctccccctcctcatcctcctcgtcctccgccgccgcctcctcctcctcctccagcgctgCCTCCAGcggccgcagcagcagccccgccgccggcggcggggACGAGGACGGCGCCGACGACGGGGACGGCGGGGAGTACGACTCGTTCGACGTCGTGCCCGTCAGGCCCGCCGCCGGGTacggggacgaggaggaggaggcgagagATTTGTTCGGCTCCGACAACGAGGAGTACGTCAAGACCCCCGCGCGTAGCAACTACCTAGTTCCAG tGCTGCCCCCGATACGGAACGCCAACAATTTTTCTCGAGGAGGACGAGGTGGCAGGGGCCCACCTCTTCTTCCAAGGCCAGGAGGCCATCCAGGAGGACGAAATAATTTTGGCCATGGCGGGAGGTTTTCGTATGGAAATGGGCGTAATGTTGAAGGTTTTGTTTCAGAAATGAAACTTAATAAGAGTGAAGAAACTTTATCTAGGAAGGCTGTTGCTTTTCAGGAG CCATGTGAGATTGCATGCTACAGCCGTGTTGAGGGTGGGGATGTATATTTTGATGATCGCAGCTTG AGGCTTTTCAAACGTAATATTTGTGATTATGCTGGTGAAGATCTCAATAAAGGATTTGAAacgtttatagagaaaagag ATTTGGGTTCTCAAGGATTTGGCGACCTTCTTGCATGCATAAGAAATTCAAATCTACCTCTTCAGAATATACATTTTGTG ACGTATCGCAACAACCTTAACAAG ATATTGGCCACGGCTTATCTAAAAGAACCATGGAAGATGGGTGTGCACAAAAGAAATGGTGTTGTATACCTTGATGTCCATAA GGCtgcatgtcattctcatcatttgcctGTTAAATTAGCTGGTGCCTTGATGTTTGTAATCATATTCGGAATTGTCATCATTACAGCGGATGAATCTCTAATGAATATCAATTTGATGTACCTTTTCTTGCTGGTGCTATGTTTGATCCTCAGATGTTTTTGGGGCTATTCTTTTGAAAATCTTGCCACTGAGAACTCCATTGACGAAGACGGAAGCGGTATTGATGCTAATGTAGAGTATTGTTCTGTAATAAAGACGAAATTGGGCGCGCATCGCATTGTCATGGGTGCTGAGATGGACTGCTGTGATTCAACCGACGATGGTAGGCGGTTCTATGTGGAGTTGAAAACAAGCAGAGAG CTGGAGTATCATACGGTGGAAAAATTTGAGAAAGAGAAGTTACTTAGGTTTTGG ATTCAATCATTCCTTGCTGGCGTGTCGTATGTTGTCGTGGGATTCAG GAATGATGCTGGTGTACTTATACGAACTGAGAGACTAAGAACTAAAGATATTACACAAAAAGTGAAAGCAAAGAACTACTGGCAG GGTGGTGTCTGCTTGGCCTTTGCTGACGAGGTTTTATGCTGGCTGTATGGCACTGTCAAAGAAA ATGAAGACTATGTTCTGCAATTTGCACACCCGTTCCATCGATTGGAACTATTAAAAGCCCAGTCTCCATGCCCCGAGGCAATAACTCTGCATGTGGAACAGCTCACCGGTGCAACAAACTAG